TCGAGGAACTGCATACGCCTCTCatggaatttttgagaaaatctcCTGCTAATAGCATCGAATAAGGCAGTGATAAGGAATTCTCTTTCGAGTAGAAATATTGAGTTAACAGACTCAAAAATATTTGTGGTCAATACTTCATACCtgaaataaagatatataagacTTTTTTAGAATTTGGAATATAAGCAATATTGGTCAAACATCTTAAGATATTTTACACATCTCTTATAAAATAGGTTACTGGACTTCCAAGTTCAAACATCTTAcgagatgtttcaaacatcttatAAGGTGTTTCAAACATCTTTTATGATGTTTTAAACATCTCTTAAGATATTTCAGGCTTCACATGAAACATGTTACTGCATTCCCATTTCTACAAGATGTTTTACAAGGGAAGTGCGCTTTGCTCCATTTGTGGAACCCAACATCCTCCTGAAGATATTTAGCAACTCTTACATCGTTATCTTTGATTTGTTGAAAATGATCATTGAACTCGTCAATCCTATAAGCTTTAGCTGCAGAATAATAATGGTAAACTCCGCAATGAAAATGTTTGCGAATATTTTCAGCAAGGCGCTTCATGCAAAATCCGTGATGAGCCTGAGGGTAAAATTTTGAGATCCCATTTGCTATGCTTATGTGCCTATCAGAAATTATACACAACTCAACACTGTCGGGGTGTATGCTGGACAATTATTCAAAAAACTATTCATATGCGGCATCACACTCCTTGTCTACTACACAAAATGCCACAGGACAAATATGGTTCTCTGAATACTGTGCCACGGCAGATAACAACACTCCACGATACTTTCTCATCAAAAATATCTCATCAATAGCTATGACTTTCCTCATAAACAAAAATCCCTAAATCCAAGCTTCATAAGCTACAAAAAATACTAAATCTTTCCCTTATTATCAAGCTTCAGTGCCGTCTTGCTTCCTTCATTTGCGTTCCTAAGCGCGTAGCGGTATGCATCTAAAATTTCATACCCATGCTCCGGAGTCCCCATTTCCATAGCCTTTGCAATATGACCTCCCTTCATACACTTCCAATAGCTAACATTACAACCCAAATCTAAATGAACTGTTTCCATAATTTCTTTGTTAGATGGACCTCTGCCCTCTTGAAACTTAGAATGAATGTATTCACCAATGACATCCGCAGAGGCGTGTGGATGCTTTTCTGTAAGATGTTGTGACCCGCATCTGTGCTCATTCTTGTACCtcataatataaaatatgtcAGTACTTATATATTTGATAGCTCACAACCACCACTTGCAATTGTTGTCTACACATTTGACACAGTACACAAATTTAGTACTCTTCACTGATTTGAAACGAAAAGGAACCTTCAACACAACTAGCTCGCGCTTGTTTTTGAAACTTAAACTCTTATAAAACTCTGTGCCGTCTTCATAATTGTGGCTGCTTTGTGTTGTCAATTCTACCTCTAGTGAGTTGCTTTCAACTCCAAGAAAGTTTGCATATTCTTCTTCTTCGATTTCTGGTATATCCATATTCAAAGGACCCATTTTTGGAATATGGCTATTCAAAAGATCTTCTTCAATATCATCCAATTCATGGCTATCATGTTATTCCATTAGAGGTGAATTTGGAAATTCTACCAATCTTTCAACCACAGATACAATTCACCATGACAATCAACTCCCAATACAATATAATTAACTCTTCGAATGCCAGGTAAAACGTATAGAGGACTCCACCAATTCACCATGACAATCAACTCCCAATACAATATAATTAACTCTTCGAACGCCAGGTAAAACGTGCAGAGGACTCCACCAATTCACCATGACAATCAACTCCCAATACAATATAATCAATCATTTTGTAATGGAATACCTGCAAATATcacaaatatataaataattgGTATAAAGAATTAACTTTTTTGCAAACATCCTAATGATGTCTCAAACTTTCTAAGAAGATGTTTAAAACATCTTGAGAATATACTTAGTATGTTTGAAATATTCTGAGaggatgtttgaaacatcttgaATGGACTTTCAGGATGTTTGAAACAAGTACCTACAATTATATCATGATGTTTTAAACATCTCACAGAATGTTTTAAACATGTCACTGGATGTTTGAAACATCTCGTCAAATATCTCACCGGATGTTCGAAACATCTCGTCAAACATCTCACCGGATGTTTAAAACATCTCGTCAAACATCTCACCGGATGTTTGAAACATCTCATAGGATGTTTAAAGAATCAGAAAAACCTGAGTTCTGCAGATGAAAAAAATAAGATTAAACATCAATCTTTACTTACCAACAATGACGAATAAACTGGATATCTCCCTTGAAATAATGCACAAGTAAATTTAGCAAATCACGATCAAGTGTTTCTCAATGGCACAAGGGTCAATCTTCAATTCTTcttgttattttttcactaaTCTTTCTCAACAAAGAacatgaacatcaaagaagaagatctgtgaaaaataatgtcgggattaaagaaagaagaagaagagattgaATACAgcagaagaagaacaagagaaaAAATGTAGGTTTTTGTGAATTAGGAATGAGGAATGGGGGTTGGGAGCGGGAATGGGAGCTGGGGAGGGTTTTCGTTTTTTAGAGAGGGTGGGGCCCATTTGGGGCCGTTGTGATAATTGTAAAAATTTAGAGTTTTTTTTTAAACCTAGTTATAAATATTAAACACTAACAATGAAAGTGTCTTTTTTACACCAATCTTAACACTCTTGTCTTATAAATTGCTTCAAGTGTTCAAAAGTCCTATAAATTTAATTCCCCTGAGTTACCATTTGgttcaaaaatattaaaggagtAGAGTTTAGATGAAGTGTAAAAAAGTCGTTCAAATTCTTATGTGGTAATTCAACTTTAAACCTAGGAGGTTTCCTACTTATTATATAGTAAGTATAAGTATAAGTttgatatgatatgatgatgatgtagATATAGATAGATTACCTTCCTTCTAGTTTAAAagacattatttttcttttgatttagaAATATTCTACAATAATTGTAagaatttttcaaaacaaatttaggGTCTATTAGGAAATTAAcatgattttataattttattccCTTTAGCTACATATAAACAACGATGTACTCTCATATTTTTGACAGATATTGTCTCCAGTTTCTTTGAtttcttcaaaatattttttcatttagAGTTCATTTGGACATAACCTTTTttccatatttttttttaaatcagtgtttggccataaaatttcacttgaagatgaatttttgaatttttcaaaaatttaaaaaactccaaaaagcagTTTTTCAAAactttcactcagatcactcacaaaacttcaaaaacaacccaaaattatatttatgtccaaacataactctaatttttaaataccattttcacttaaaaaaattcactttttgttgaaaatttataATTCCTATGTCCAAACGCCCGCTTAATAtcttaaaaagaaaatattcataGTGCTTAATGAAAAAAGTGTAATATTGGAAGGGGAAGATTGGCCAAGATATAATTATttgattaataaataaatttaaataattattacaaGAAATTAATACAAGAGAGGTAAGCGTAAAATTATACTTGACTCATAAAAAATATTAGTGTTACAAAATCAAACCTAAAggaaaatctttaaaattagtgcgaaaattattttctaaagaaaTAAGATACTATTCAGTAGTGAGAATAGGCCCAAAATAGTCCAGTATCTTTGGACTTTAACTCAAACTAGTCCTATTTCTTTCACATGGAGCACTAATAGTCCACATTCTTTAATAAAGTGGTACACTTTTAGTCTCCATGTTTGAtatgaaaaaaagtatttttcataGGAAAATATTTCCCTAGAAAATGAGTggttatcatttattttttcttgtttatttggtgagtgaaaaaatattttcacaaaatattttctagtgtttgtttagtgagtaaaaaatattttttagaaatttgtTTATGCAACCTTTCTTACCCCCTCTCCCTTTTCCAAAATCCCCATATTTCCCGTTCTCCCCTTCCCCATCCCCTCACCTCCTCCCAACCCCAATTACCCAACGTTTTCaagactctattttcttcaagaatttaattattcttttaaaaaattacaCAAACCCAAAGGGACTAATGTGTTGCTTTACCTTTTCTCGCAAAAATAACGTTGAAATTTGTGTTACACAACTAacaagaaaatactctttttttgttgaaaaagaaagtactctttctacaacatgaaaaaagtactcattttgtcAAAATGAacgaaaatactttttctatatcataaaaaaaatactttttgcaacatcattttattgaaataaaagaaaatattttttctaaatcataaaaagaagaagaattaacccaaatagcctcTTACCTAactacttaaactaaaaatagctgatggaggtataatatatgtataatctatgtattatatgtgtataattatgcataataaatgtataatctatgtatggCTAGAAAATGTAAACAGTGAAGAAAAGTTTGAAGAAAAGGGTGTGAAAGGTTGAAGAAAAgtattggaaaatatttttccttctctcgacagggaaaatatttttctccaattggagaaaaataagttcatgaggaaaatattttccaaaatatttaagccaatcaaacatgaaaaaattaaaaatatttttttttcatatcaaACATGGAGACAAAAAGTATACCACTTTATTAAAGAATGTGGACTATTAATCTTCCATGTGAAAAAAATATGACTAGTTTGAATTAAAGTCCAAAGATACTGGACTATTTTTGGTCTTTTCTCTCAATATTTGCAATTTAAGTTTGTGTCTACCGGTAGGTGACAAGTTTGGTgagatgaacaaatgatagaGTCGTGTAAAGCACTGTTTACCCGAAAACCGGATAGAATTTACTTTATACGTAGTtataaggatatgtggtataacttaatataaattgtaaggataaataaaaatttcaaatacGGATACCaaataaacaaggttggaaagaagatgatttttaggaatAAGCAAGATGAATAAATTTATGAATCTTAAAAgaataactcttcaatataggagtgTATGGTGCTTGAATTTATAATGTAAGCCAAAGAACTGCCTTCTACCGTaatgtagccatcctctttatagcggaggatcctactttagatataattaaaaatatatagtggagaacccatgataaatcttTTGTTCcctaatttccgccgagattctctcccttagtgtgtttgcaacggctcgtgtctgtgagctcgagctcgatcggCCTCGGTACTGGTCGGTATTACTTCTAGAGCTCGATGTGAACTCGGAATCAGGTGATGATTCGGGCTCGGTATCAGTTGGCCTCTGCCCCTTAAGCTCGAAAttatctcatcatagttcgattcggacccgagctcgataatgacttcgaactcggtATTTGACCTATACCTAAAATCTGAAGCTCGTTcataccatcttcggaacccatctcgatatTACAAAATCTTTCTTCGATCCATTATGTTTCGACCTTGATCGATCGTACGAAGGCCTAAATTAATTTcaaccatatacagatagtcctctcatttctcgggaaggatgtggtgagaaacgatatgatttctcaATGGCTCGATTGGATATGCGTTGACGTTTGCATCAAGCCCGACCATGACATCCGTGATAGTTGTTTGTCGGTTTAGCttaccaaggcatttaatgcgtgtcagacggtggtcggccaccgctgatattgaACTGTCATtgcttaaataaataaatagccCTTCCTTCCACTATTTATCACTATTACGtcttcaatcttcaaaaataattTAAGTTCTTTTTTGTCTCTTCTAAGTTCATTCGCTGATCTGT
This DNA window, taken from Nicotiana tabacum cultivar K326 chromosome 15, ASM71507v2, whole genome shotgun sequence, encodes the following:
- the LOC142169715 gene encoding uncharacterized protein LOC142169715 → MGPLNMDIPEIEEEEYANFLGVESNSLEVELTTQSSHNYEDGTEFYKSLSFKNKRELVVLKLLEVYEGRSYCKGYGNGDSGAWGFLFMRKVIAIDEIFLMRKYRGVLLSAVAHIHPDSVELCIISDRHISIANGISKFYPQAHHGFCMKRLAENIRKHFHCGVYHYYSAAKAYRIDEFNDHFQQIKDNDVRVAKYLQEDVGFHKWSKAHFPCKTSCRNGNAVTCFMYEVLTTNIFESVNSIFLLEREFLITALFDAISRRFSQKFHERRMQFLDTSTICVPSVEKKINRNANLGNRLLVHPIRQQVFNITCHGAVAKVDLRNRICSCRKFDLDKIPCPHAMAALRVEFGAQYRTSIYDYTSDFYYIDTYVNAYAIEINPVPSEECWEVPPELVERKIPPPSC